A portion of the Osmia lignaria lignaria isolate PbOS001 chromosome 15, iyOsmLign1, whole genome shotgun sequence genome contains these proteins:
- the Pex11ab gene encoding peroxisomal biogenesis factor 11ab isoform X2: MDIVLKLNEQTVGRDKIIRLLQYGSRAYWYYAQNTRSTQHSAEVLRSLEYTFSSFRKLLRLGRCLDSLYSALKITSFGLVVWDS, from the exons ATGGAtatagtattaaaattaaatgaacagaCTGTGGGCAGAGACAAAATTATCAG ATTACTGCAATATGGAAGTCGTGCTTATTGGTATTATGCTCAAAATACTCGTAGTACCCAACATTCTGCAGAAGTCTTACGAAGTTTAGAATATACCTTTAGTTCATTTAGAAAat TATTACGCCTTGGAAGATGTTTGGATAGTTTATATTCTGCCTTAAAA ATCACATCATTTGGATTGGTCGTGTGGGACTCTTAA
- the Pex11ab gene encoding peroxisomal biogenesis factor 11ab isoform X1 — MDIVLKLNEQTVGRDKIIRLLQYGSRAYWYYAQNTRSTQHSAEVLRSLEYTFSSFRKLLRLGRCLDSLYSALKVMKYPDLAIRVTLTLSKISNALFLLADHIIWIGRVGLLRVNIEKWSKIANKYWLMSIIMNLIRDIYEIITIIEHDEGKNVLMRKPNFSPDMWKQYKLLFHLKNHKDIAMDAIKNGCDLFIPLTALGFTKFSPGTIGIFGVVSSIVGLYTLIYPLCKLTPA; from the exons ATGGAtatagtattaaaattaaatgaacagaCTGTGGGCAGAGACAAAATTATCAG ATTACTGCAATATGGAAGTCGTGCTTATTGGTATTATGCTCAAAATACTCGTAGTACCCAACATTCTGCAGAAGTCTTACGAAGTTTAGAATATACCTTTAGTTCATTTAGAAAat TATTACGCCTTGGAAGATGTTTGGATAGTTTATATTCTGCCTTAAAAGTGATGAAATACCCAGATCTAGCTATAAGGGTTACTTTAACATTATCAAAAATTTCTAATGCTCTATTTCTATTAGCAGATCACATCATTTGGATTGGTCGTGTGGGACTCTTAAGGGTTAATATTGAAAAGTGGAGTAAGATAGCTAATAAGTATTGGTTGATGAGTATTATTATGAATCTTATAagagatatttatgaaattattacaataattgaaCATGATGAaggaaaaaatgttttaatgagAAAACCAAATTTCTCACCTGATATGTGGaaacaatataaattattatttcatttgaaaaatcaCAAAGATATTGCAATGGATGCAATTAAAAATGGGTGTGATTTATTCATTCCACTGACTGCATTAGGGTTTACTAAATTTTCTCCTGGTACAATAGGTATATTTGGTGTTGTATCTTCGATTGTAGGCCTTTATACTTTAATTTACCCATTGTGCAAGTTAACTCCAGCttga
- the LOC117600015 gene encoding heme transporter hrg1-A, with protein sequence MLRDVVVHLIISAIGVIVGISAFFVFFVSYRNHDVGFWSILSGILAAVCFHLHWVRGKESLERWHTKVTLRNLNVVGFVSAVASVAALIWYLFLTFYYKIPIEPIAHSTIISAVWSMICGKWGIFLMYYSHKYEIIIQEGSAPILIGDGAA encoded by the exons atgttacgGGACGTCGTAGTACATCTGATAATAAGTGCTATTGGTGTAATTGTAGGTATATCagcattttttgttttcttcgtaTCATATAGAAATCACGATGTTGGATTTTGGTCGATCTTATCAG GTATTTTAGCTGCAGTTTGTTTCCACTTGCATTGGGTTAGAGGAAAGGAAAGTTTGGAAAGATGGCATACCAAAGTTACATTGAGAAATCTAAATGTTGTTGGTTTTGTAAGTGCAGTTGCTAGTGTTGCTGCATTAATTTGGTATCTGTTTcttacattttattataaaattc CCATTGAACCAATTGCACACAGTACAATAATTTCAGCTGTTTGGTCCATGATTTGTGGCAAATGGGGTATTTTCTTAATGTACTATTCTcataagtatgaaataattatcCAAGAAGGGTCTGCACCCATCCTGATAGGAGATGGTGCtgcttaa